The segment GGAGAGTTCGGGGTAGACCCTGGTCTACCGCGCGGAGGGCCACCGAACGTCTACCGTCGGATCCGTGCCCACATACACCGCACGCCTGGCGATCACCCGGGCTCCGCATCGCTTCCTGCTGTCGTGGTGGCCGTGGCGCGCCCTGCTGTACCTGGTGTTGGGCGCGCTGCCCGCCGTGGTTCTGTTGGGTGCGGTCAACATGATCCAGCTCGCCACCGAGGCCGACCCGGTTTGGATCACGGTGGCGCTGTTGGGCTTCCTGGTGGTGGTCCTGGGCGGGGCACCGCTCGCGGCGCGCTGGGCCCGAGTCTCCGCCGGCCTGGTGGGTGAGCCGTTGGAGCGACCGGTCGCACGGTCCACTTCCGTGGGGCTCCGAGACCGACTGGCCGCTCCGTATCTCTGGCGGGAGGTGGCCTACTCCGTTCTCAGCGTGAGCGTCCTGTTCGTGCTGGACGTCGCGGTCCTGGTCATCGCGGTCGGCGCTCCCGTGCCCGCGATCGTCGCCTACGCGAACTCCGACGTGCTCACGCTGGTGGAGCGCGCCATCACGGTCGTCGCCTGGGCGTCACTCTGGCTGGTGGGGGCGTACCTGCTCACGGCGTGGGCGTCGGCTCGGGCGGAGATCGTCCGTGCGGTACTGGCGCCGCGGGACGAGCGCCTCGCGCGGGAGCTACGGGAGATGACGCGGTCGCGCGCGGCCTTGGCCGAGGCCTTCGACCAGGAGCGGCAACGCATCGAGCGCGACCTGCACGACGGCGCGCA is part of the Spiractinospora alimapuensis genome and harbors:
- a CDS encoding sensor histidine kinase, whose protein sequence is MPTYTARLAITRAPHRFLLSWWPWRALLYLVLGALPAVVLLGAVNMIQLATEADPVWITVALLGFLVVVLGGAPLAARWARVSAGLVGEPLERPVARSTSVGLRDRLAAPYLWREVAYSVLSVSVLFVLDVAVLVIAVGAPVPAIVAYANSDVLTLVERAITVVAWASLWLVGAYLLTAWASARAEIVRAVLAPRDERLARELREMTRSRAALAEAFDQERQRIERDLHDGAQQRLVAVKASLGLARLDLPPDAPAADAVREAREQVTAALDELRDLVRGIYPLVLTERGLPAAVWDVAARAAVPVEVEFHLPDRLPGPVESTAYFVVCEAIANAAKHAPRSTVRVEGSVRGARLRVDIVDDGPGGASPSGGGLSGLRNRLAILGGTLVVDSPDGGPTRVRLEIPL